In Desulfomicrobium macestii, the following proteins share a genomic window:
- a CDS encoding cation-translocating P-type ATPase, translating to MTDFPGNEHRTWHALPVSEVLVALDSRAEGLATAQARHRLSACGPNEISASAGVSPWRLLLAQFRSLIVWILVVAAVVSGMLGEAVDAFAILAIVVLNAAMGFYQEYNAEKSIAALRRMAAPQAKVLRDGRVTAVAAAKVVPGDVLALEAGDLVAADARLFASTAFSCVESALTGESDAVDKDARAACACETLLADRLNMIFMGTSVATGTARAVVTATGMGTELGRIAQLIETGEEDTPLQKKLDAFGRVLIWATLGIVALLFLLGYLRGSAPFELFLGAVSLAVAAVPEGLPAVVTVALALGVSRMARRRALVRSLPAVETLGSTTVICTDKTGTLTAGEMTVRALYAAGQAFEVTGEGYAPDGEVLAGGGAPDDRQREVLLELSSVLLGCNNARLAEKDGTWSAVGDPTEAAMLAAGAKAGGDPDGFDAAMPRVHEIPFDSDRKLSTVVRRMPDGTARALVNGAPDVLLERCTRILAPEGVRPMTDGDRRNIAAQNAAMAGQALRVLGSARRDLDEADLSGALARDCAVPASRPSRTSPQTPNPIEQDLTFIGLCGMYDPPRPEAGEAVARCRAAGIRVVMITGDHPHTAAAIARELGISAEGQAVSGAELNAMSDGELARRVTGIDVYARVTAEHKLRVIRAWKEGGAVVAMTGDGVNDAPAVKGADIGIAMGRSGTEVTRQASDMVITDDNFATIVDAVEEGRGIFDNIRKTLQYLLAGNTGELLLMAFCVIIGLPVPLLPIHLLWINLVTDGLPALCLATDPIDPEVMQRRPRSRTEGITDGSFLGGMFLTGVLTASAAFAAYLLALHGGSVETARSWAFTVLVVAELLRSFGARSATRPVWRMSLTANMRLVLVVALTLGVQVLSQHNEVLGRFLKTVHIPAADAVLLFALGAIPLLALEGLKVMGRVFSERGMKS from the coding sequence ATGACCGATTTCCCCGGCAATGAACACAGAACCTGGCACGCGCTTCCTGTCTCGGAAGTCCTGGTCGCCCTGGATTCAAGGGCCGAGGGCCTTGCGACCGCCCAGGCCCGCCATCGCCTGTCCGCCTGCGGGCCCAACGAGATCAGTGCCTCCGCGGGAGTCAGCCCGTGGCGGTTGCTTCTGGCCCAGTTCAGGAGCCTCATCGTCTGGATTCTCGTGGTTGCCGCCGTTGTTTCCGGGATGCTCGGGGAGGCCGTGGACGCGTTCGCCATCCTGGCCATTGTCGTGCTCAACGCGGCCATGGGCTTCTATCAGGAGTATAACGCCGAAAAGTCCATCGCGGCCCTGCGCAGGATGGCCGCGCCCCAGGCCAAGGTGCTGCGCGACGGGCGCGTGACCGCCGTCGCGGCGGCCAAAGTCGTTCCCGGGGATGTGCTCGCCCTGGAAGCCGGCGACCTGGTGGCCGCTGACGCCCGCCTTTTCGCATCAACGGCCTTCTCGTGCGTCGAGTCGGCCCTGACCGGGGAGTCCGACGCCGTGGACAAGGACGCCAGGGCGGCCTGCGCATGCGAGACACTGCTGGCGGACCGTTTGAACATGATTTTCATGGGCACGAGCGTGGCCACGGGCACGGCCAGGGCCGTGGTCACGGCCACGGGCATGGGCACGGAACTGGGCCGCATCGCGCAGCTCATCGAGACGGGGGAGGAGGACACGCCGCTGCAGAAGAAGCTCGACGCCTTCGGCCGCGTGCTGATCTGGGCGACTCTGGGCATCGTGGCGCTGCTGTTCCTGCTGGGGTACCTGCGCGGCAGCGCGCCTTTCGAGCTTTTTCTGGGCGCCGTCAGCCTGGCCGTCGCGGCCGTGCCCGAGGGCCTGCCCGCCGTGGTCACGGTGGCCCTGGCCCTGGGCGTCTCGCGCATGGCCCGCCGCCGCGCCCTGGTGCGCAGCCTGCCCGCCGTCGAGACGCTGGGTTCGACCACGGTCATCTGCACGGACAAGACCGGCACCCTGACGGCCGGGGAGATGACCGTGCGGGCCCTGTACGCCGCCGGGCAGGCTTTCGAGGTCACGGGCGAGGGCTACGCGCCGGATGGCGAGGTGCTGGCGGGCGGGGGAGCCCCGGATGACCGGCAGCGGGAAGTTTTGCTGGAACTGTCCTCGGTCCTGCTGGGCTGCAACAACGCCCGCCTGGCCGAGAAGGACGGGACGTGGAGCGCGGTGGGCGACCCCACCGAAGCCGCCATGCTGGCGGCCGGGGCCAAGGCCGGCGGCGATCCGGACGGTTTTGACGCCGCCATGCCGCGCGTGCACGAGATCCCCTTCGACTCCGACCGCAAGCTGAGCACCGTTGTCCGCCGCATGCCGGACGGAACGGCCCGCGCCCTGGTCAACGGCGCGCCCGACGTGCTCCTGGAGCGCTGCACGCGCATCCTTGCCCCCGAGGGAGTTCGCCCCATGACCGACGGGGACCGCCGCAACATCGCCGCACAAAACGCAGCCATGGCCGGCCAGGCCCTGCGTGTCCTGGGCTCCGCCCGCCGCGATCTGGATGAAGCCGACCTCTCCGGGGCTCTCGCCCGGGACTGCGCCGTCCCCGCCTCCCGCCCATCGCGGACGTCACCCCAAACGCCCAACCCCATCGAGCAGGACCTGACCTTCATCGGCCTCTGCGGCATGTACGACCCGCCGCGCCCGGAAGCCGGGGAAGCCGTGGCCAGATGCCGGGCGGCAGGCATCCGCGTGGTCATGATCACCGGCGACCATCCGCACACGGCGGCCGCCATCGCCCGTGAACTGGGCATTTCTGCCGAAGGTCAGGCTGTGTCCGGGGCAGAGCTGAATGCCATGAGCGACGGGGAACTTGCCCGGCGCGTCACGGGTATCGACGTCTACGCCCGTGTCACGGCCGAACACAAGCTGCGCGTCATTCGCGCCTGGAAGGAGGGCGGGGCCGTGGTGGCCATGACCGGGGACGGCGTCAACGACGCACCGGCCGTCAAGGGCGCGGACATCGGCATCGCCATGGGCCGCAGCGGCACCGAGGTCACGCGGCAGGCCTCGGACATGGTCATCACCGACGACAATTTCGCCACCATCGTGGACGCCGTGGAGGAGGGCCGGGGCATCTTCGACAACATCCGCAAGACCCTGCAGTACCTCCTGGCTGGCAACACCGGCGAGCTGCTGCTCATGGCGTTCTGCGTCATTATCGGCCTGCCCGTGCCGCTGCTGCCCATCCACCTGCTGTGGATCAACCTCGTCACCGACGGCCTGCCTGCCCTCTGCCTGGCCACGGACCCCATCGATCCCGAGGTCATGCAGCGCCGCCCCCGCTCCCGGACAGAGGGCATCACGGACGGCAGCTTCCTGGGCGGCATGTTCCTTACGGGAGTGCTGACCGCCTCGGCAGCCTTCGCGGCCTATCTCCTCGCTCTGCACGGGGGCAGCGTGGAAACGGCCCGCTCCTGGGCCTTCACGGTCCTTGTCGTGGCCGAACTCCTGCGCTCCTTCGGCGCCCGCAGCGCGACCAGGCCCGTCTGGCGCATGTCCCTGACGGCCAACATGCGCCTGGTGCTGGTGGTGGCCCTGACGCTGGGCGTGCAGGTGCTGAGCCAGCACAACGAGGTGCTGGGGCGTTTCCTCAAGACCGTGCACATCCCTGCTGCCGACGCGGTCCTGCTCTTCGCCCTGGGCGCGATTCCCCTGCTTGCCCTCGAAGGGCTGAAGGTCATGGGCCGGGTGTTTTCGGAAAGGGGTATGAAGTCGTGA
- a CDS encoding tetratricopeptide repeat protein — protein MRLACCLVLCFAFALGGCATPRIVVLSDPLDAREHNDLGASYEASGELDLALGAYETAAARDRSWDQPLINLGNVHAALGDWKEAAASYRQALKRNPENPEAMNNLAFAQTNLGQERDALKWSAQALKIEPGNVLFKSTRALVLSRTGEKAEALRLLDEAVRDLPGEDPLREEIIALRHRIAGFAP, from the coding sequence GTGCGCCTTGCATGCTGTCTTGTCCTTTGCTTCGCCTTTGCCCTGGGCGGCTGCGCCACGCCCAGGATTGTCGTGCTCTCCGATCCGCTGGATGCCAGGGAGCACAATGATCTGGGGGCCTCCTACGAGGCCTCCGGAGAACTTGATCTGGCCCTCGGGGCCTACGAAACCGCGGCCGCCAGGGACCGCTCCTGGGATCAGCCGCTCATCAATCTGGGCAACGTGCACGCGGCCCTGGGTGATTGGAAAGAAGCCGCGGCCAGTTACCGGCAGGCCCTGAAGCGAAATCCAGAAAATCCTGAAGCCATGAACAATCTGGCCTTTGCCCAGACAAATCTGGGGCAGGAGCGGGACGCTCTGAAATGGTCCGCCCAGGCTCTGAAGATCGAGCCCGGCAACGTGCTTTTCAAGAGCACCCGGGCGCTGGTCCTGTCCCGAACTGGCGAGAAAGCCGAGGCTTTGAGGCTTTTGGACGAGGCCGTGCGGGATTTGCCGGGCGAGGACCCGCTACGCGAAGAAATAATCGCCCTGCGCCACCGGATCGCAGGGTTCGCACCTTGA
- a CDS encoding redox-sensing transcriptional repressor Rex — protein sequence MANTKKRPKIDKKNLIIRRMSTYLRTLDHLQNKGVKVISSADLEKIDGVTQSLVRRDFAEFGSFGVRGVGYHVPELREQIARILGSDRHWKVALIGAGGLGSVLMHSASFKKRNLEVVQIFDHAGASVGTSIEGIPVHDIANLEQELDASRIDLAIIAVPPPEVQGVIDRLSQLGVRGALYFASRPVRVPENMVVLNMDITVELGVLTYQLLES from the coding sequence ATGGCAAACACGAAAAAACGCCCGAAGATCGACAAGAAGAACCTCATCATCCGGCGTATGTCCACATATCTGCGCACATTGGACCACCTTCAGAACAAGGGCGTGAAGGTCATTTCGTCCGCGGACCTGGAAAAGATCGATGGCGTGACCCAGAGCTTGGTCCGCCGGGATTTCGCCGAGTTCGGGTCCTTCGGAGTCCGGGGCGTCGGCTACCATGTGCCGGAGCTGCGCGAGCAGATCGCCCGGATTCTCGGATCTGACCGGCACTGGAAGGTCGCCCTGATTGGAGCCGGAGGCTTGGGCAGCGTGCTCATGCATTCGGCGTCCTTCAAGAAACGCAACCTGGAGGTGGTCCAGATTTTCGACCACGCCGGCGCCAGCGTGGGCACGTCCATCGAAGGCATTCCTGTCCATGACATCGCCAACCTCGAACAGGAGCTGGACGCAAGCCGCATCGACCTGGCCATCATTGCCGTCCCGCCTCCGGAAGTCCAGGGCGTCATCGACCGCCTTTCGCAGCTGGGCGTCCGAGGAGCTCTCTATTTCGCTTCCCGTCCGGTGCGGGTCCCGGAAAACATGGTGGTGCTGAATATGGACATCACCGTGGAACTCGGAGTGCTGACCTACCAGCTGCTGGAGTCCTGA
- a CDS encoding DEAD/DEAH box helicase, protein MDFSSFSFDQRLNVGIRDCGYVTPTPIQIQAIPSVLAGKDVLGLAQTGTGKTAAFALPLLQRMITDGISVRGPVRVLVLAPTRELALQIHETFISLGKQTGIRSAAVFGGVGETPQVKAARSASVLVACPGRLLDLVNRGLVDLSHVNALVLDEADRMFDMGFLPDLRRIMAKLPAKRQNLLFSATMPPEIRKIADQVLVQPAVVQVSNTAPSEKIQHALYPVSAGQKMALLEAFLGRTPHDCVLIFTRTKHRAKSLARKLEQKGMLATSLQGNLSQNRRQEALDGFRSGKYRIMVATDIAARGIDCVRISHVVNFDLPDTAESYTHRIGRTGRADKSGQAITLVTPEDSAQINAIERILGGRLERIRLEGFAYSNGGDEASFEEPRPARAPGRTPGRNAPAGRSGRPAPRNASDSRSPAGRSGSSRRSCAPGRSVFGVAAAAS, encoded by the coding sequence GTGGATTTTTCCTCTTTTTCTTTTGACCAGCGTTTGAACGTTGGCATCCGTGACTGCGGCTATGTTACTCCCACCCCCATTCAGATTCAGGCCATTCCGTCGGTGCTCGCCGGCAAGGATGTCCTTGGACTGGCCCAGACCGGCACCGGCAAGACCGCTGCTTTTGCCCTGCCTCTGTTGCAGCGCATGATCACTGACGGCATTTCCGTGCGCGGCCCGGTTCGGGTGCTTGTGCTGGCCCCTACCCGTGAGCTGGCGCTCCAGATTCACGAGACTTTCATTTCTCTCGGCAAACAGACCGGCATCCGCTCCGCGGCTGTTTTCGGCGGCGTTGGCGAAACTCCGCAGGTCAAGGCCGCCCGTTCGGCGAGTGTCCTGGTGGCGTGCCCCGGACGTCTGCTTGACCTTGTCAACCGTGGCCTGGTGGACTTGTCCCATGTAAACGCCCTGGTCCTCGACGAAGCGGACCGCATGTTCGACATGGGCTTTTTGCCCGACCTGCGTCGCATCATGGCCAAATTGCCGGCCAAGCGCCAGAACCTCCTCTTTTCCGCGACCATGCCGCCCGAAATCCGTAAGATCGCGGATCAGGTTCTGGTTCAGCCTGCCGTGGTGCAGGTTTCCAACACGGCTCCGTCGGAAAAGATCCAGCATGCCCTGTACCCGGTTTCCGCCGGACAGAAGATGGCTCTGCTCGAAGCTTTTCTGGGTAGGACTCCGCATGACTGCGTGCTCATCTTCACCCGCACCAAGCATCGGGCCAAGAGTCTTGCCCGCAAGCTGGAACAGAAAGGGATGCTCGCGACGTCCTTGCAGGGCAACCTGTCCCAGAATCGCAGACAGGAAGCCCTGGATGGCTTTCGCAGCGGCAAATACAGGATCATGGTCGCCACCGATATCGCGGCTCGCGGCATCGACTGCGTACGCATTTCCCATGTCGTCAATTTCGATCTGCCGGATACGGCCGAGAGCTACACGCACCGCATCGGACGCACCGGCCGCGCGGACAAGAGCGGCCAGGCCATAACCCTGGTCACCCCGGAAGACTCCGCCCAGATCAATGCCATCGAGCGCATCCTGGGCGGCCGACTGGAACGCATACGCCTTGAAGGGTTCGCCTATTCAAACGGCGGTGACGAGGCTTCCTTTGAAGAGCCCCGTCCAGCCCGTGCTCCCGGCAGAACCCCCGGTCGCAACGCCCCTGCCGGAAGATCCGGACGGCCCGCACCGCGAAATGCCTCTGATTCGCGCTCACCTGCTGGACGTTCCGGAAGTTCGCGTCGGTCATGCGCTCCGGGCCGGAGCGTGTTCGGAGTGGCTGCTGCCGCTTCCTGA
- a CDS encoding cysteine peptidase family C39 domain-containing protein yields MQRPAFQPVQDSFPRAVRLQVPFVPQTKVNDCGPAALASVLAFHGRNVALDEVTRRVFTPGLERSLLPDMENHARSLGFTTRSGRGDLDMVRAMIDSGGPVILMLDMGTKMFSQGHYVVVYGYDSAGLLMHIGTSGDMFLPDRELLDRWERMNRLYLFLE; encoded by the coding sequence ATGCAGCGCCCCGCCTTTCAGCCGGTTCAGGACTCTTTTCCCCGTGCGGTGCGCCTACAGGTTCCGTTCGTTCCCCAGACCAAGGTCAATGACTGCGGACCGGCGGCCCTGGCCTCGGTGCTGGCTTTTCACGGCAGGAATGTTGCGCTGGATGAAGTGACGCGCCGCGTCTTCACCCCGGGCCTTGAGCGATCGCTGCTTCCCGACATGGAGAACCATGCCCGGTCCCTGGGTTTCACGACCCGATCCGGGCGCGGCGACCTGGACATGGTCCGCGCAATGATCGACTCTGGAGGGCCGGTCATCCTCATGCTCGACATGGGCACGAAGATGTTCAGCCAGGGGCATTACGTGGTTGTCTATGGATACGATTCCGCCGGGCTGCTCATGCACATTGGAACCAGCGGGGACATGTTCCTGCCCGACCGCGAGCTGCTCGACCGCTGGGAACGCATGAACCGACTATATCTGTTTCTGGAGTGA
- the thiC gene encoding phosphomethylpyrimidine synthase ThiC: MTQSSLAREGTITPEMRVVAEKESLDPEIIREGVAQGRIVIPKNVGRTFSVEGIGAGLKTKVNANIGTSGVQGALDIELAKLDVAVRAGAHSVMDLSTGRDLMTTRRAILHHSPVMVGAVPLYAVAADLVDAGQGIEAMTASLLLESIEAQCAEGLDYITVHCGVTRQAVARTHGQDRVAGIVSRGGALLAAWMERNNRENPLLEEFDRLLDIAFRFDVTLSLGDGLRPGAVSDATDSAQIQELLVIGELGRRARARGVQVMIEGPGHMPLNQIAGNVMLQKRICDGAPFYVLGPLTTDIAPGYDHITAAIGGAVAAAAGADFLCYVTPAEHLCLPDMDDVHQGVISTLIAAHSGDIAKGVQGAMDRDRALSVCRKELDWEGMFAAALDQDLPRRRWEENRASEGKTCTMCGKLCAMDAHNSLRRGCPS; the protein is encoded by the coding sequence ATGACACAGTCGAGTTTAGCCCGAGAGGGAACGATTACCCCTGAAATGCGGGTAGTGGCGGAGAAGGAGAGTCTGGATCCTGAAATCATCCGTGAGGGCGTTGCGCAGGGGCGGATCGTCATTCCAAAAAACGTGGGGCGGACTTTTTCCGTCGAGGGGATTGGCGCGGGCCTGAAAACCAAGGTCAACGCCAACATCGGTACATCCGGAGTGCAGGGTGCGCTGGATATTGAGTTGGCCAAGCTAGACGTCGCGGTCAGGGCCGGAGCGCACAGCGTCATGGACCTGTCCACGGGCCGCGATCTGATGACCACCAGGCGTGCGATCCTGCATCATTCGCCGGTCATGGTCGGGGCCGTTCCCCTGTATGCGGTGGCCGCCGATCTGGTCGATGCCGGACAAGGAATAGAAGCCATGACCGCGTCCTTGCTGCTCGAATCCATCGAGGCGCAGTGCGCGGAGGGGCTTGATTACATTACCGTGCACTGCGGAGTGACCCGCCAGGCCGTGGCCAGGACGCATGGGCAGGATCGGGTGGCCGGGATCGTCAGCCGGGGCGGGGCGCTCCTGGCGGCCTGGATGGAACGCAACAACCGTGAAAATCCGTTGCTGGAGGAATTCGACAGACTCCTCGACATCGCGTTCCGCTTCGATGTCACCCTGAGCCTGGGTGACGGACTGCGCCCCGGAGCGGTCAGCGACGCCACGGACTCCGCGCAGATCCAGGAGCTGCTGGTCATCGGGGAACTGGGCAGGCGGGCCAGGGCCAGAGGTGTCCAGGTCATGATCGAGGGGCCGGGACACATGCCCCTGAATCAGATCGCGGGCAATGTCATGCTGCAAAAGCGCATCTGCGACGGCGCGCCCTTTTATGTGCTGGGCCCTTTGACCACGGACATAGCGCCCGGGTACGACCACATCACCGCCGCCATCGGAGGGGCTGTCGCGGCGGCCGCGGGTGCGGATTTTCTGTGCTATGTGACTCCCGCCGAGCATCTCTGCCTGCCTGACATGGACGATGTGCATCAGGGCGTGATCAGTACGCTCATCGCGGCGCATTCCGGTGATATCGCCAAGGGCGTTCAAGGCGCCATGGACAGGGACCGCGCTTTGTCCGTTTGCCGCAAGGAACTGGACTGGGAAGGCATGTTCGCGGCGGCCCTGGATCAGGATCTGCCCCGGCGCCGCTGGGAGGAAAACCGCGCCAGCGAAGGAAAGACCTGCACCATGTGCGGCAAGCTCTGCGCCATGGATGCCCACAATTCCCTGCGTCGGGGATGCCCTTCCTGA
- a CDS encoding radical SAM protein translates to MNMAESRRDPAEQAPQRQAFEPAYRALHRTGELRRRAGALWAMMGGCRLCPRECGAERLQGDRGFCRAPGTRLVISSYGAHFGEERPLVGLNGSGTIFFSHCSLRCSFCQNWEISISGEGMEQSVEELAGLMLCLQDAGCHNINLVTPTHYSAHILGALDIAAARGLRLPLVYNTCGWERLEILGMLDGVVDIYMPDFKYWDAEMASKYSAGAASYPELTAKAILEMHRQTGPAQYAGGGIMQRGLIIRHLVLPNNVGGSEIIMEWIAQNLPADTYVNIMAQYHPEYKALEYPELSRTITSAEYAAVVEKAKKLGLVNLDIQDRWLL, encoded by the coding sequence ATGAATATGGCCGAGAGCCGCAGGGATCCCGCAGAGCAGGCCCCGCAGCGTCAGGCGTTCGAGCCGGCCTATCGTGCCCTCCACCGCACGGGCGAGCTGCGCCGGCGCGCCGGTGCCCTTTGGGCCATGATGGGGGGATGCCGCCTCTGCCCCCGGGAGTGCGGGGCCGAGCGGCTGCAGGGGGATCGCGGGTTCTGCCGCGCCCCGGGCACGCGGCTCGTCATCTCCTCCTACGGTGCCCATTTCGGGGAAGAGCGGCCCCTGGTGGGACTGAACGGGTCCGGGACGATCTTCTTTTCCCATTGCAGCCTGCGCTGCTCCTTCTGCCAGAACTGGGAGATCAGCATTTCGGGGGAGGGCATGGAGCAGAGCGTCGAGGAACTGGCCGGGCTGATGCTCTGCCTGCAGGACGCGGGTTGCCACAACATCAACCTGGTCACGCCCACGCACTACAGCGCCCATATCCTCGGCGCCCTCGACATCGCAGCCGCCCGCGGCCTGCGCCTGCCGCTGGTTTACAACACCTGCGGCTGGGAGAGGCTTGAAATCCTCGGGATGCTGGACGGGGTCGTGGACATCTACATGCCGGATTTCAAGTATTGGGATGCGGAGATGGCGTCGAAGTATTCGGCAGGGGCGGCGAGTTATCCGGAACTGACGGCCAAGGCCATCCTCGAGATGCATCGCCAGACAGGCCCGGCGCAATATGCCGGGGGCGGAATCATGCAGCGCGGGCTCATCATCCGGCATCTTGTCTTGCCGAACAATGTCGGCGGATCGGAAATTATCATGGAATGGATCGCTCAAAATCTTCCTGCGGATACATACGTAAACATCATGGCGCAGTACCATCCCGAATACAAGGCTCTGGAGTATCCGGAACTGTCCAGAACAATTACTTCAGCGGAATATGCGGCTGTTGTCGAAAAAGCGAAAAAGCTGGGCCTTGTGAATCTCGATATCCAGGACCGGTGGCTGCTTTGA
- the motA gene encoding flagellar motor stator protein MotA: protein MFAIIGLIVVMGCVAGGYMMAHGNFSVLWQPAEFVIILGAAIGTFLIASPMKVIKLTMGGFASAFKAKAPGKDEYLQLLRALYDLLTLAKHEGIIALESHANKPKESSIFTPYPFVIKNHHVLDFICDNVKTYAMAGMEPHEFESIMDIDMEAHHEEEMIAAGSINKLADSMPALGIVACVLGVVITMGALNEPPEVLGAHIGAALVGTFFGILMAYGFVAPFATNVEHQVRDQHTLLNVAKTAIMSFALGWAPALALEAARRAVPSSARPTFEELESAVRKK from the coding sequence ATGTTTGCGATCATTGGCTTAATTGTTGTTATGGGCTGCGTAGCGGGCGGCTACATGATGGCCCACGGAAACTTCAGCGTCCTGTGGCAGCCCGCGGAATTCGTGATCATTCTCGGCGCTGCCATCGGCACCTTCCTCATCGCCTCGCCGATGAAGGTCATCAAGCTGACGATGGGCGGCTTCGCCAGCGCCTTCAAGGCCAAGGCTCCCGGCAAGGACGAATATCTCCAATTGCTGCGCGCGCTCTACGACCTGCTGACCCTGGCCAAACATGAAGGCATCATCGCGCTCGAAAGCCACGCCAACAAGCCCAAGGAAAGCAGCATCTTCACGCCCTACCCCTTTGTGATCAAAAACCACCATGTGCTCGATTTCATCTGCGACAACGTAAAGACTTACGCCATGGCCGGCATGGAACCCCATGAATTCGAATCCATCATGGACATCGACATGGAAGCGCATCACGAAGAGGAGATGATCGCCGCCGGTTCCATCAACAAACTCGCCGACTCCATGCCCGCCCTCGGCATCGTGGCCTGCGTGCTCGGCGTCGTCATCACCATGGGCGCGCTCAACGAGCCGCCGGAGGTCCTGGGCGCGCACATCGGCGCGGCCCTGGTCGGAACATTCTTCGGCATCCTGATGGCTTACGGCTTCGTCGCTCCGTTCGCCACCAACGTCGAACACCAGGTCCGGGACCAGCACACGCTCCTGAATGTGGCCAAGACCGCCATCATGTCCTTCGCCCTTGGTTGGGCTCCTGCCCTGGCCCTTGAGGCTGCCCGTCGCGCCGTGCCCAGCTCGGCCCGCCCCACCTTTGAAGAACTCGAAAGCGCAGTGCGCAAGAAATAG
- a CDS encoding TIGR04211 family SH3 domain-containing protein, producing MKRYVMLAMMAVLLIVGAAHAQTAYVTDVFEITLRSGPSNSNKILKMLPSSTPVEVVKNDKDWSLVRAEGVEGWVLARYLTRTAPAALQVERFARENEALRARMAEMTEKTSATAGENQALLDRLNRAETELASLQQRYAELERGSKAYVDLKRAHDELTALQAQTAQRAEVLEMKNRDLSGDTQFRWFLTGAGVVGASLLLGLILGRLQRKKTGRMFG from the coding sequence ATGAAAAGATATGTGATGCTGGCCATGATGGCGGTACTCTTGATCGTGGGCGCGGCTCACGCGCAGACCGCCTACGTGACTGACGTTTTCGAGATAACACTGCGCTCTGGGCCGAGCAACAGCAACAAGATCCTGAAGATGCTGCCCTCCAGCACGCCGGTGGAGGTGGTCAAAAACGACAAGGACTGGTCCCTCGTGCGGGCCGAAGGCGTGGAAGGGTGGGTGCTGGCCCGGTATCTGACCAGGACGGCCCCGGCCGCCCTTCAGGTGGAACGGTTCGCCAGGGAGAATGAAGCCCTGCGCGCCAGAATGGCCGAGATGACCGAAAAGACTTCCGCCACGGCCGGGGAAAACCAGGCGCTGCTGGACCGCCTGAACCGCGCCGAGACGGAACTGGCCTCGTTGCAGCAGCGGTACGCAGAACTGGAACGTGGATCGAAGGCCTATGTGGACTTGAAGAGAGCCCATGATGAACTCACCGCGCTGCAGGCCCAAACGGCGCAGCGGGCAGAAGTCCTGGAGATGAAGAACAGGGACCTGAGCGGTGACACGCAGTTCAGGTGGTTCCTCACCGGCGCGGGCGTCGTAGGCGCGAGTCTGCTCCTGGGCCTGATTCTGGGCCGGTTGCAACGGAAGAAAACAGGCCGCATGTTTGGCTGA
- a CDS encoding flagellar motor protein MotB, with the protein MAEKKAVIIKKVKKGGHGGHHGGAWKIAYADLVTAMMAFFLLMWLLNNVSEEKKEQLSIYFKEFSVIDGLPPSMSMGAGGQGASESQFTPLIMEGTTGMYAEGKSQEEILKEAMAKMIEERLKEYKEELIIDTFDNGVRIQMLYGEGNPFFDSASSQLTGDARNVLKVIADTVRDLPNQVAVEGHTDAVPLGGPQSRYTNWELSTDRASSARVILQEFGVDPKRMVRVAGYAATQPLIRENPEDPRNRRVSILLFNDPTRSPVDVNSTSGQNGQLSVNPLMNGTAVPAVPQGAPPLPSRH; encoded by the coding sequence GTGGCCGAAAAAAAAGCTGTCATCATCAAGAAGGTCAAAAAAGGCGGACACGGTGGACATCACGGAGGCGCCTGGAAAATCGCCTACGCGGACCTCGTCACGGCCATGATGGCCTTCTTCCTGCTGATGTGGCTTCTGAACAACGTAAGCGAAGAAAAGAAAGAGCAATTGTCCATCTATTTCAAGGAATTTTCGGTCATAGATGGGCTGCCTCCCTCCATGAGCATGGGGGCCGGCGGTCAGGGAGCCTCCGAATCGCAGTTCACCCCGCTCATCATGGAAGGGACGACGGGCATGTACGCCGAAGGCAAATCCCAGGAGGAAATCCTCAAGGAAGCCATGGCCAAGATGATCGAGGAGCGCCTGAAGGAATACAAGGAGGAGCTCATCATCGACACCTTTGACAACGGCGTGCGCATCCAGATGCTTTACGGAGAGGGCAACCCGTTTTTTGATTCGGCCAGCTCGCAATTGACCGGAGATGCGCGAAACGTGCTCAAAGTCATCGCGGACACCGTACGCGACCTGCCCAATCAGGTTGCCGTCGAAGGCCATACCGACGCAGTGCCCCTTGGGGGGCCGCAATCCCGCTACACCAACTGGGAACTTTCCACGGACCGCGCATCATCCGCGCGCGTCATCCTCCAGGAATTCGGAGTGGACCCCAAACGCATGGTCAGGGTTGCGGGATATGCCGCCACGCAGCCACTGATCCGCGAAAATCCTGAAGATCCCCGCAACCGCAGGGTCAGCATTCTCCTCTTCAACGACCCGACGCGGAGCCCCGTGGACGTGAATTCGACATCAGGACAAAATGGTCAGCTGTCGGTCAATCCACTCATGAATGGAACCGCCGTGCCTGCGGTGCCACAAGGCGCCCCGCCCCTGCCCTCCAGGCATTGA